In the Pseudomonas orientalis genome, one interval contains:
- a CDS encoding M12 family metallopeptidase, with product MPLTIPTSPVSPHAVSAPASRRKRGVAMPDKLWPQHSVLTISRLNMTQEQKDLVKHNINKWAPHTNLYFKFIDSPDGDIRITADNTTGPGWSKVGTDAKKVALSEPTMGISFTRSADSVAATIQHEFGHALGLKHEHQHPDRTLDLNRQTIYDEYESRGQFSYEADNDIVSTFSRSQVKTSADYDDKSIMHYGFSASRLNSGPPIPRNFKLSEGDKKFMQSLYPEDQTLLGKVLSSSIRAMISSTTT from the coding sequence CCTCACGATCCCAACCAGCCCCGTCTCTCCTCACGCCGTGAGCGCACCTGCAAGTAGACGTAAACGCGGCGTCGCCATGCCCGACAAACTCTGGCCTCAACATTCAGTGCTGACCATCTCGCGACTGAACATGACCCAGGAACAAAAGGATCTGGTAAAGCACAACATCAATAAATGGGCGCCGCACACCAATCTCTACTTCAAGTTCATTGACAGCCCCGACGGCGATATACGCATCACGGCAGACAATACCACTGGCCCTGGATGGTCAAAAGTGGGCACCGATGCCAAAAAGGTTGCGTTATCCGAGCCCACCATGGGCATCAGCTTCACACGCTCCGCCGACAGCGTCGCCGCCACGATCCAGCATGAATTCGGCCATGCCTTGGGCTTGAAACACGAGCACCAGCACCCTGACCGGACATTGGATTTGAACAGGCAGACTATCTACGACGAGTACGAATCGCGGGGACAATTCAGTTATGAGGCCGATAACGATATCGTCAGTACATTTTCGCGCAGCCAGGTAAAGACCTCTGCAGACTATGATGACAAATCCATCATGCACTATGGCTTTTCCGCCTCAAGACTCAACAGCGGCCCCCCTATACCGCGCAACTTCAAACTGTCTGAAGGCGATAAAAAGTTCATGCAGTCGCTTTATCCAGAAGATCAGACACTGCTGGGCAAAGTGCTCAGCTCAAGCATCCGTGCAATGATCAGCAGCACCACTACTTGA